The Brassica napus cultivar Da-Ae chromosome C7, Da-Ae, whole genome shotgun sequence genome has a segment encoding these proteins:
- the LOC106440114 gene encoding PHAF1 protein At3g51130-like yields MQRTRRRCEGTAMGATVFDLRPGVGIGPFSIGMPICDAFAQIEQQPNIYDVVHVKYHDEDPLKLDIVISFPDHGFHLRFDPWSQRLRLVEIYDVKRLQMRYATSTIGGSTLATFVAVYALFGPTFPGIYDKQRGVYSLFYPGLSFQFPIPNQYTDCCHDGEAALPLEFPDGTTPVTCRVSIYDNSSDKKVGVGKLMDRASVPPLPPGSLYMEEVHVKLGKELYFTVGGQHMPFGASPQDVWTDLGRPCGIHPKQVDQMVIHSASDPRPQTTLCGDYFYNYFTRGMDILFDGETHRAKKFVLHTNYPGHADFNSYIKCNFVISVGESEAEANRGGNKITPRTNWEQVKEILGECGPAAIQTQGSTSNPFGSTYVYGYQNVAFEVMKNGHIATITLFQS; encoded by the exons ATGCAGAGAACAAGAAGACGATGCGAAGGCACCGCCATGGGCGCCACCGTCTTCGATCTCCGACCCGGCGTCGGCATCGGACCTTTCTCCATCG GAATGCCGATTTGTGATGCATTTGCGCAAATAGAGCAGCAGCCTAACATATATGATGTTGTTCATGTTAAATACCACGACGAG GATCCTCTGAAACTGGATATTGTTATTAGCTTTCCGGATCATGGTTTCCATCTTCGGTTTGATCCATGGTCTCAG AGATTACGCCTGGTTGAGATATATGATGTCAAGCGGCTTCAGATGCGTTACGCCACTTCTACGATTGG GGGATCAACTCTGGCGACGTTTGTGGCTGTTTATGCACTTTTTGGACCGACCTTTCCTGGGATTTATGATAAACAAAGAGGGGTTTATTCTCTCTTCTACCCG GGGCTATCCTTCCAGTTTCCGATTCCCAACCAGTACACGGACTGCTGCCATGATGGAGAAG CGGCGTTACCATTGGAGTTTCCAGATGGCACCACGCCAGTAACATGCCGGGTCTCTATATATGACAACTCAAGCGACAAAAAAGTTGGTGTAGGAAAGCTGATGGATAGAGCTTCTGTCCCTCCTTTGCCTCCTGGCAGCCTTTATATGGAAGAGGTTCATGTCAAG CTTGGCAAGGAGCTATACTTTACTGTTGGAGGCCAGCATATGCCTTTTGGTGCATCTCCACAG GATGTATGGACTGACTTAGGACGACCATGTGGGATCCACCCGAAGCAG GTAGATCAAATGGTTATTCATTCCGCCTCAGATCCACGACCACAGACGACTCTTTGTGGTGATTACTTTTACAACTATTTTACTCGTGGTATGGACATCCTGTTTGATGGCGAG ACTCACAGAGCTAAGAAGTTTGTTCTTCACACCAACTATCCTGGTCATGCTGATTTCAACTCATACATAAAGTGCAACTTTGTGATCTCTG TTGGAGAGAGTGAGGCAGAAGCAAACAGAGGTGGAAACAAGATCACTCCAAGAACGAATTGGGAGCAGGTTAAG GAAATACTCGGGGAGTGTGGACCAGCAGCTATTCAGACACAGGGCTCGACGAGCAACCCTTTTGGATCGACATACGTGTATGGCTATCAGAATGTTGCTTTTGAG GTGATGAAGAACGGTCATATAGCCACTATTACTTTGTTCCAGTCATGA
- the LOC106440113 gene encoding protein CHAPERONE-LIKE PROTEIN OF POR1, chloroplastic, with amino-acid sequence MMNASGLTLAPPKFHFRWRSHRFATSQRISQASSVRRDAAACPLLQRACLAISTQRSNALIVRAMSASFGDMSDDSSAVFPRINVKDPYKRLGISRMASEDEIQGARNFLIQQYAGHKPSVDAIESAHDKIIMQKFHERKNPKIDINKKVRQVRQSKVVSFVFDRFKTPPNAFLVKTAVTFAVLGALTVLFPTEEGPTLQVLLSLIATFYFIHQRLKKKLWSFLYGTGSFIFSWLIGTFLMVSVIPPFIKGPRGFEVMSSLLSYVLLWVASSYLR; translated from the exons ATGATGAATGCGTCCGGGTTAACTCTAGCTCCCCCGAAATTTCACTTTCGATGGCGTTCACATCGTTTCGCTACATCTCAGAGAATCTCTCAAGCTTCATCTGTTCGTCGAGATGCTGCAGCTTGTCCTCTTCTTCAAAG GGCTTGTTTAGCAATTTCTACACAAAGAAGCAATGCTTTGATCGTCCGTGCCATGAGTGCTTCCTTTGGTGATATGTCAGACGATTCATCTG CTGTTTTCCCTCGGATCAATGTCAAAGACCCATACAAACGTCTTGGTATAAGCCGGATGGCCTCAGAGGATGAGATTCAAGGCGCGAGGAACTTTCTTATCCAGCAGTACGCTGGTCACAAGCCTAGTGTTGATGCGATCGAATCAGCTCATGACAAGATTATCATGCAGAAGTTCCATGAGAGGAAGAACCCGAAGATCGACATAAACAAGAAGGTCCGCCAAGTGAGACAGTCCAAAGTTGTGAGCTTTGTTTTCGACAGATTCAAAACTCCTCCCAATGCTTTCCTTGTCAAGACGGCAGTCACGTTTGCAGTTCTCGGCGCTCTTACGGTTCTGTTCCCGACAGAAGAAGGACCCACTCTGCAGGTTTTGTTATCTTTGATAGCTACGTTTTACTTCATCCACCAAAGGCTCAAGAAGAAGCTCTGGTCTTTCCTTTACGG GACTGGTTCTTTCATCTTCTCGTGGCTGATTGGGACTTTCTTGATGGTGTCTGTGATCCCGCCCTTCATCAAAGGACCAAGAGGTTTCGAGGTCATGTCTTCGCTCTTAAGCTACGTTTTGCTTTGGGTGGCTTCGAGCTACCTTAGGTAG
- the LOC106440110 gene encoding kinesin-like protein KIN-7G isoform X1, producing the protein MAAGEDQMQGSSGREEKIFVSVRLRPLNVKERVKNEEADWECINDETVIYRSHLSLSERSMYPTAYTFDRVFGPECCTKEVYDQGAKEVALSVVSGVHASVFAYGQTSSGKTYTMSGITDYALADIYDYIAKHKEREFVLKFSAMEIYNESVRDLLSTDISPLRLLDDPEKGTVVEKLTEETLRGWNHFKELLSICIDQRHIGETALNEVSSRSHQILRLTVESTAREYLANDKFSTLTATVNFIDLAGSERASQSFSAGTRLKEGGHINRSLLTLGTVIRKLSKGKTGHIPFRDSKLTRILQSSLGGNARTAIICTMSPARIHVEQSRNTLLFASCAKEVTTNAQVNIVMSDKVLVKHLRRELAKLESELRSPRQALVVSDTTALLMEKDLQIQKLNKEVFQLAQQLEGAHSRIDDLQQIIGESPIKEILSTDSEHANLVLGHQYPKLRVRSSWESLYITPESPVSAQRSSMISPRSTDHGSDENVFQLTDFRIDSGATIPGQQHLSYVTPGKFTKVRLNIRGAESTNNKGKPVDQEERLHEVDEPSEVGSGDTCTELRCIETGIIMSPEPNKLQDRSMAVKALPVCVPDSKNLRPPPEIVEEEECVKEVSAVFIEPKEKSEPIKSSNLRRDPTLPDSVTLSPEKPYSLHLEKQRLGGVRHTRSRSCGTSFVSGSSSSLYEHEREANTPPNWYQKERAESNLKPSNIKRPPLPTHSSRMSMPANWFEKDFNRNQRTAAALDGVNKRKSSMNSSQVSSSSTPVSRLQTSGRASNSQEECEESGPQRDKRIIHLSMEEIEQKFLALRSTKSFKDAAVDPIQDYLTTPLNWPLEFKRLEMEIIELWHACNVSMAHRSYFFLLFRGDEKDCLYMEVELRRLKYIRETFTNDSKAIENGRTLTSMSSLRALNRERYKLSQLMQKKLTKEERENLFLRWGIGLNTKHRRLQLAHRVWSESKDIDHVRESASVVGKLMGFVDMDLASREMFGLNFSLKPRPKKSSLWKRSVLSLSIL; encoded by the exons ATGGCTGCAGGAGAGGATCAGATGCAAGGATCTTCCGGGAGGGAAGAGAAGATTTTTGTTTCTGTTCGTTTGAGGCCATTGAATGTGAAAGAAAGGGTAAAGAACGAAGAGGCGGATTGGGAGTGTATCAACGATGAAACCGTCATTTACAGGAGCCATCTTTCCCTTTCCGAGCGTTCCATGTACCCCACTGCCTACACATTTG ACAGAGTGTTTGGCCCTGAGTGTTGTACCAAGGAGGTGTACGATCAAGGGGCGAAAGAAGTGGCTCTCTCTGTTGTTAGTGGGGTTCATG CTAGTGTCTTTGCATATGGACAAACAAGCAGTGGAAAGACTTACACTATGAGTGGGATTACTGACTACGCCTTGGCCGATATATATGATTACATTGCGAAG CATAAGGAAAGAGAATTCGTTCTGAAATTCTCAGCTATGGAGATCTATAATGAGTCTGTAAGAGACCTCTTAAGTACAGACATTAGTCCACTCAGACTTCTAGATGATCCTGAG AAAGGGACAGTTGTTGAGAAACTCACAGAGGAAACTCTGCGGGGCTGGAATCATTTTAAGGAGCTTTTATCAATCTGTATAG ATCAAAGACACATTGGAGAGACAGCTTTAAACGAAGTTAGTTCCCGCTCTCATCAGATTCTGAGATTG ACGGTCGAAAGCACAGCACGTGAATATTTAGCGAACGATAAATTTAGCACACTCACAGCGACAGTG AACTTCATTGATCTTGCTGGAAGCGAGCGTGCATCTCAATCATTTTCAGCTGGCACAAGGTTGAAAGAAGGTGGTCATATAAACCGAAGTTTACTAACACTAGGAACCGTCATTCGAAAGCTAAG TAAAGGAAAAACTGGGCACATTCCATTCAGAGACTCAAAGCTGACGCGCATACTTCAGTCTTCGTTGGGAGGAAACGCCAGAACTGCCATAATCTGCACCATGAGTCCTGCGAGAATCCACGTTGAGCAATCAAGAAACACGTTGTTATTCGCAAGCTGTGCAAAGGAGGTGACGACAAATGCGCAAGTGAACATCGTCATGTCTGATAAAGTTTTAGTTAAACATTTACGGAGGGAGTTGGCTAAACTGGAGAGTGAGTTGAGAAGCCCTCGTCAAGCTCTTGTTGTGTCTGACACAACTGCATTGCTGATGGAGAAGGACCTCCAAATTCAAAAG CTAAATAAAGAGGTGTTCCAATTAGCACAACAGTTAGAAGGGGCTCATTCTCGGATTGATGATCTCCAACAAATTATTGGTGAATCACCAATAAAAGAGATATTATCAACAGACTCGGAACATGCAAAT TTGGTTCTTGGACATCAATACCCCAAGCTGCGGGTGCGCAGTTCATGGGAATCTCTATATATAACACCAGAAAGCCCAGTATCAGCTCAGCGATCCAGTATGATTTCCCCACGATCAACCGACCACGGTTCTGACGAAAATGTCTTCCAGCTTACCGACTTTAGGATTGATTCTGGTGCAACTATCCCAGGCCAACAACACCTTTCATATGTGACTCCTGGGAAATTCACAAAAGTTCGACTTAATATTCGTGGAGCAGAAAGTACAAACAACAAGGGGAAACCTGTAGATCAGGAGGAGAGGTTGCATGAAGTGGACGAACCAAGTGAGGTGGGTTCTGGAGATACTTGCACGGAACTTCGATGCATAGAAACAGGTATCATCATGTCACCAGAGCCAAACAAGCTTCAAGACCGGTCTATGGCTGTGAAGGCGCTACCAGTATGTGTACCAGATTCAAAGAACTTAAGACCACCACCAGAAattgtagaagaagaagagtgtgtAAAGGAAGTCAGTGCTGTCTTTATCGAACCAAAGGAAAAAAGCGAACCCATCAAATCTTCTAACCTCAGAAGAGACCCTACACTTCCAGATTCTGTCACTCTGTCTCCTGAAAAGCCTTATAGTTTGCATCTTGAGAAACAAAGACTAGGAGGCGTTAGGCATACTAGAAGCCGAAGCTGCGGAACAAGCTTTGTATCcggttcttcctcttctttgtaTGAGCATGAGAGAGAAGCCAACACTCCACCAAACTGGTATCAGAAAGAAAGAGCTGAGAGCAACCTGAAACCGTCCAACATCAAGAGGCCGCCATTACCAACGCATTCTAGCCGGATGAGCATGCCAGCAAATTGGTTTGAGAAAGACTTCAACCGCAACCAAAGAACGGCAGCTGCTTTAGATGGTGTTAATAAGAGAAAGTCATCAATGAATAGCTCACAGGTGTCTTCCTCTAGCACTCCTGTGTCTAGGCTTCAGACAAGTGGTAGAGCTTCCAACAGCCAGGAGGAATGTGAAGAGAGTGGTCCCCAGAGGGACAAGCGAATCATTCATTTATCG ATGGAGGAAATAGAACAGAAGTTCTTGGCTCTGAGATCAACAAAGAGCTTCAAGGACGCTGCGGTGGACCCAATACAAGACTATTTAACCACGCCACTGAACTGGCCGTTGGAGTTCAAGAGACTGGAGATGGAGATTATAGAGCTATGGCATGCTTGCAACGTTTCCATGGCACACAGAAGTtacttcttccttctcttcagAGGGGATGAGAAAGATTGCTTGTACATGGAAGTAGAACTCCGTAGGCTTAAGTACATTAGAGAAACCTTTACCAACGATAGCAAAGCTATTGAAAACGGACGCACTCTTACATCAATGTccag CCTAAGGGCGTTGAACAGGGAGAGGTACAAGCTGAGTCAGCTGATGCAGAAGAAACTgacaaaagaagagagagagaacctgTTCTTGCGATGGGGTATTGGGCTGAACACAAAGCACAGACGGCTCCAGCTGGCCCATCGTGTCTGGTCAGAGAGCAAAGACATAGATCATGTCCGAGAGAGCGCCTCTGTTGTGGGGAAGCTAATGGGGTTCGTTGACATGGATTTGGCGTCCAGGGAGATGTTTGGCCTCAACTTCTCCCTTAAACCACGTCCCAAGAAATCTAGCCTGTGGAAACGGAGCGTTTTGTCCCTCTCCATATTGTAA
- the LOC106440110 gene encoding kinesin-like protein KIN-7G isoform X2: MSGITDYALADIYDYIAKHKEREFVLKFSAMEIYNESVRDLLSTDISPLRLLDDPEKGTVVEKLTEETLRGWNHFKELLSICIDQRHIGETALNEVSSRSHQILRLTVESTAREYLANDKFSTLTATVNFIDLAGSERASQSFSAGTRLKEGGHINRSLLTLGTVIRKLSKGKTGHIPFRDSKLTRILQSSLGGNARTAIICTMSPARIHVEQSRNTLLFASCAKEVTTNAQVNIVMSDKVLVKHLRRELAKLESELRSPRQALVVSDTTALLMEKDLQIQKLNKEVFQLAQQLEGAHSRIDDLQQIIGESPIKEILSTDSEHANLVLGHQYPKLRVRSSWESLYITPESPVSAQRSSMISPRSTDHGSDENVFQLTDFRIDSGATIPGQQHLSYVTPGKFTKVRLNIRGAESTNNKGKPVDQEERLHEVDEPSEVGSGDTCTELRCIETGIIMSPEPNKLQDRSMAVKALPVCVPDSKNLRPPPEIVEEEECVKEVSAVFIEPKEKSEPIKSSNLRRDPTLPDSVTLSPEKPYSLHLEKQRLGGVRHTRSRSCGTSFVSGSSSSLYEHEREANTPPNWYQKERAESNLKPSNIKRPPLPTHSSRMSMPANWFEKDFNRNQRTAAALDGVNKRKSSMNSSQVSSSSTPVSRLQTSGRASNSQEECEESGPQRDKRIIHLSMEEIEQKFLALRSTKSFKDAAVDPIQDYLTTPLNWPLEFKRLEMEIIELWHACNVSMAHRSYFFLLFRGDEKDCLYMEVELRRLKYIRETFTNDSKAIENGRTLTSMSSLRALNRERYKLSQLMQKKLTKEERENLFLRWGIGLNTKHRRLQLAHRVWSESKDIDHVRESASVVGKLMGFVDMDLASREMFGLNFSLKPRPKKSSLWKRSVLSLSIL; encoded by the exons ATGAGTGGGATTACTGACTACGCCTTGGCCGATATATATGATTACATTGCGAAG CATAAGGAAAGAGAATTCGTTCTGAAATTCTCAGCTATGGAGATCTATAATGAGTCTGTAAGAGACCTCTTAAGTACAGACATTAGTCCACTCAGACTTCTAGATGATCCTGAG AAAGGGACAGTTGTTGAGAAACTCACAGAGGAAACTCTGCGGGGCTGGAATCATTTTAAGGAGCTTTTATCAATCTGTATAG ATCAAAGACACATTGGAGAGACAGCTTTAAACGAAGTTAGTTCCCGCTCTCATCAGATTCTGAGATTG ACGGTCGAAAGCACAGCACGTGAATATTTAGCGAACGATAAATTTAGCACACTCACAGCGACAGTG AACTTCATTGATCTTGCTGGAAGCGAGCGTGCATCTCAATCATTTTCAGCTGGCACAAGGTTGAAAGAAGGTGGTCATATAAACCGAAGTTTACTAACACTAGGAACCGTCATTCGAAAGCTAAG TAAAGGAAAAACTGGGCACATTCCATTCAGAGACTCAAAGCTGACGCGCATACTTCAGTCTTCGTTGGGAGGAAACGCCAGAACTGCCATAATCTGCACCATGAGTCCTGCGAGAATCCACGTTGAGCAATCAAGAAACACGTTGTTATTCGCAAGCTGTGCAAAGGAGGTGACGACAAATGCGCAAGTGAACATCGTCATGTCTGATAAAGTTTTAGTTAAACATTTACGGAGGGAGTTGGCTAAACTGGAGAGTGAGTTGAGAAGCCCTCGTCAAGCTCTTGTTGTGTCTGACACAACTGCATTGCTGATGGAGAAGGACCTCCAAATTCAAAAG CTAAATAAAGAGGTGTTCCAATTAGCACAACAGTTAGAAGGGGCTCATTCTCGGATTGATGATCTCCAACAAATTATTGGTGAATCACCAATAAAAGAGATATTATCAACAGACTCGGAACATGCAAAT TTGGTTCTTGGACATCAATACCCCAAGCTGCGGGTGCGCAGTTCATGGGAATCTCTATATATAACACCAGAAAGCCCAGTATCAGCTCAGCGATCCAGTATGATTTCCCCACGATCAACCGACCACGGTTCTGACGAAAATGTCTTCCAGCTTACCGACTTTAGGATTGATTCTGGTGCAACTATCCCAGGCCAACAACACCTTTCATATGTGACTCCTGGGAAATTCACAAAAGTTCGACTTAATATTCGTGGAGCAGAAAGTACAAACAACAAGGGGAAACCTGTAGATCAGGAGGAGAGGTTGCATGAAGTGGACGAACCAAGTGAGGTGGGTTCTGGAGATACTTGCACGGAACTTCGATGCATAGAAACAGGTATCATCATGTCACCAGAGCCAAACAAGCTTCAAGACCGGTCTATGGCTGTGAAGGCGCTACCAGTATGTGTACCAGATTCAAAGAACTTAAGACCACCACCAGAAattgtagaagaagaagagtgtgtAAAGGAAGTCAGTGCTGTCTTTATCGAACCAAAGGAAAAAAGCGAACCCATCAAATCTTCTAACCTCAGAAGAGACCCTACACTTCCAGATTCTGTCACTCTGTCTCCTGAAAAGCCTTATAGTTTGCATCTTGAGAAACAAAGACTAGGAGGCGTTAGGCATACTAGAAGCCGAAGCTGCGGAACAAGCTTTGTATCcggttcttcctcttctttgtaTGAGCATGAGAGAGAAGCCAACACTCCACCAAACTGGTATCAGAAAGAAAGAGCTGAGAGCAACCTGAAACCGTCCAACATCAAGAGGCCGCCATTACCAACGCATTCTAGCCGGATGAGCATGCCAGCAAATTGGTTTGAGAAAGACTTCAACCGCAACCAAAGAACGGCAGCTGCTTTAGATGGTGTTAATAAGAGAAAGTCATCAATGAATAGCTCACAGGTGTCTTCCTCTAGCACTCCTGTGTCTAGGCTTCAGACAAGTGGTAGAGCTTCCAACAGCCAGGAGGAATGTGAAGAGAGTGGTCCCCAGAGGGACAAGCGAATCATTCATTTATCG ATGGAGGAAATAGAACAGAAGTTCTTGGCTCTGAGATCAACAAAGAGCTTCAAGGACGCTGCGGTGGACCCAATACAAGACTATTTAACCACGCCACTGAACTGGCCGTTGGAGTTCAAGAGACTGGAGATGGAGATTATAGAGCTATGGCATGCTTGCAACGTTTCCATGGCACACAGAAGTtacttcttccttctcttcagAGGGGATGAGAAAGATTGCTTGTACATGGAAGTAGAACTCCGTAGGCTTAAGTACATTAGAGAAACCTTTACCAACGATAGCAAAGCTATTGAAAACGGACGCACTCTTACATCAATGTccag CCTAAGGGCGTTGAACAGGGAGAGGTACAAGCTGAGTCAGCTGATGCAGAAGAAACTgacaaaagaagagagagagaacctgTTCTTGCGATGGGGTATTGGGCTGAACACAAAGCACAGACGGCTCCAGCTGGCCCATCGTGTCTGGTCAGAGAGCAAAGACATAGATCATGTCCGAGAGAGCGCCTCTGTTGTGGGGAAGCTAATGGGGTTCGTTGACATGGATTTGGCGTCCAGGGAGATGTTTGGCCTCAACTTCTCCCTTAAACCACGTCCCAAGAAATCTAGCCTGTGGAAACGGAGCGTTTTGTCCCTCTCCATATTGTAA
- the LOC106440111 gene encoding GDP-mannose 4,6 dehydratase 1-like — translation MGHRDIQIQKPSMASENNGSRSDVEMPRKIALVTGITGQDGSYLTEFLLEKGYEVHGLIRRSSNFNTQRINHIYIDPHNADKALMKLHYADLTDASSLRRWLDVIKPDEVYNLAAQSHVAVSFEIPDYTADVVATGALRLLEAVRSHTADTGRTVKYYQAGSSEMFGATPPPQSETTPFHPRSPYAASKVAAHWYTVNYREAYGLFACNGILFNHESPRRGENFVTRKITRALGRIKVGLQRKLFLGNLQASRDWGFAGDYVEAMWLMLQQEEADDYVVATEESHTVEEFLEVSFGYLGLNWKDHVEIDKRYFRPSEVDNLKGDASKAKEVLGWKPKVGFEKLVKMMVDEDLELAKREKVLVDAGYMDAQQQP, via the coding sequence ATGGGCCACCGCGATATCCAGATCCAAAAACCATCAATGGCGTCAGAAAACAACGGATCCAGATCCGATGTGGAAATGCCGAGGAAGATAGCACTGGTCACCGGAATCACCGGCCAAGACGGATCGTACCTGACGGAGTTCCTCCTCGAGAAAGGCTACGAAGTCCACGGCCTGATCCGCCGATCGTCCAACTTCAACACCCAGCGGATCAACCACATCTACATCGACCCGCACAACGCCGACAAGGCTCTGATGAAGCTCCACTACGCCGATCTCACCGACGCATCCTCGCTCCGCCGCTGGCTCGACGTGATCAAGCCCGACGAGGTCTACAACCTCGCCGCTCAGTCCCACGTCGCCGTCTCCTTCGAGATCCCCGATTACACGGCCGACGTCGTCGCCACCGGCGCCCTCCGCCTCCTCGAAGCCGTCAGATCTCACACCGCCGACACCGGCCGCACGGTCAAGTACTACCAGGCCGGATCCTCCGAGATGTTCGGAGCGACCCCGCCTCCGCAGTCGGAAACGACGCCGTTTCACCCCAGGTCCCCCTACGCAGCGTCCAAAGTCGCTGCGCATTGGTACACTGTTAACTACCGTGAGGCCTACGGTCTCTTCGCGTGCAACGGGATCTTGTTCAACCACGAGTCGCCACGTCGCGGAGAGAACTTCGTGACGAGGAAGATAACGAGAGCGTTGGGGAGGATCAAGGTCGGTTTGCAGAGGAAGCTCTTCCTCGGGAACCTACAAGCTTCCCGGGACTGGGGGTTCGCTGGGGACTACGTGGAGGCGATGTGGCTGATGCTGCAGCAGGAGGAGGCGGATGATTACGTCGTGGCGACGGAGGAGTCGCATACGGTGGAGGAGTTTCTCGAGGTTTCGTTTGGGTACTTGGGGCTGAACTGGAAGGATCACGTGGAGATTGATAAGAGGTACTTTAGGCCGTCTGAAGTGGATAACTTGAAAGGAGATGCTAGCAAGGCCAAGGAAGTGTTGGGGTGGAAACCCAAAGTGGGGTTTGAGAAGCTGGTGAAGATGATGGTTGATGAAGACCTTGAGCTTGCTAAGAGGGAGAAAGTGCTTGTTGATGCTGGTTACATGGATGCTCAGCAGCAACCTTGA
- the LOC106444349 gene encoding 60S ribosomal protein L8-2 has product MGRVIRAQRKGAAGSVFKSHTHHRKGPAKFRSLDYSERNGYLKGVVTEIIHDPGRGAPLARVDFRHPFRYKKQKELFVAAEGMYTGQLLYCGKKATLVVGNVLPLRSIPEGAVVCNVELHVGDRGAMARASGDYAIVISHNPDNDTTRVKLPSGAKKIVQSGCRAMIGQVAGGGRTEKPLLKAGRAYHKYRVKRNCWPIVRGVSMNPVEHPHGGGNHQHIGHASTVNRYKSAGAKVGQIAARRTGRRRGAAAVAAAKAV; this is encoded by the exons ATGGGTCGTGTGATTAGGGCTCAACGTAAGGGTGCCGCTGGTTCCGTCTTCAAGTCACACACTCACCACCGCAAGGGTCCGGCTAAGTTCCGTAGCCTCGATTACAGTGAGAGAAATGGGTACCTCAAGGGTGTTGTGACTGAGATCATCCACGATCCAGGACGTGGTGCTCCGTTAGCTCGCGTCGATTTCCGTCATCCTTTCCGCTACAAGAAGCAGAAGGAGCTGTTTGTTGCTGCAGAAGGTATGTACACCGGACAGCTCCTCTACTGTGGTAAGAAGGCGACTCTCGTTGTAGGTAACGTGCTTCCCCTTAGATCGATTCCCGAGGGAGCTGTTGTCTGCAACGTTGAGCTTCATGTCGGTGACCGTGGAGCCATGGCTAGAGCTTCCGGTGATTACGCCATCGTGATTTCTCACAATCCTGACAACGACACCACTAG GGTTAAACTTCCTTCTGGGGCGAAGAAGATTGTGCAAAGTGGATGCAGAGCGATGATTGGGCAAGTTGCTGGTGGAGGCAGAACAGAGAAGCCACTTCTCAAGGCAGGTAGGGCATACCACAAGTACCGGGTGAAGAGAAACTGCTGGCCTATAGTTCGTGGTGTGTCTATGAACCCAGTCGAGCATCCTCACGGAGGAGGAAACCACCAGCACATTGGTCATGCTAGTACGGTCAATCGTTATAAATCAGCTGGTGCGAAGGTTGGTCAAATTGCTGCGAGAAGAACGGGTCGTCGCAGAGGTGCTGCTGCCGTTGCAGCAGCCAAGGCAGTTTAG